The following are from one region of the Magallana gigas chromosome 6, xbMagGiga1.1, whole genome shotgun sequence genome:
- the LOC105320101 gene encoding vasodilator-stimulated phosphoprotein isoform X6: MNRKYRSRELPPLPDEERSARRPTPPIPSPVVVSAHPDAQTGEVPIASGRANVMLYDDAAKKWVASGTTQGLSKVQIYRHTTNNTFRVVGRKLQDHEVVINCAIIRGLKYNQATPTFHQWRDQRQVYGLNFANKEDAECFAQAMATALDTINNAGRPGPPAMPPPGLPPQPQQNGPDEPNSDPGDYQRHQRHPSGGAPPPQYREPQPMPAMQPHIPPQIPSQPVVPPGPPISAPPAPAAPPAAPPAPAAPPAPPAPPAPGAPPAPPPPSAAPPAPSGGGGGGLAAALQSAKLKKTQNEESSGGVSGSSSSASMSGGGGGGGGGGDFMSDLAKKLAMRKKASQNESPSNEGSTPPEDRSKRGGSHPPPPAPVKIVNGTTNSPTPARKRQPSLTGQDTTASSLPPTGAGGGSGDLESLKQEILSEMRLEMNKMKSEIIAAIQQTMNAR, from the exons ATGAATCGAAAGTACAGATCTCGAGAGCTGCCTCCACTGCCAGACGAGGAGAGGTCGGCCCGGAGACCCACACCCCCCATACCCTCACCGGTGGTTGTGTCCGCTCATCCCGACGCTCAGACAGG TGAGGTCCCAATAGCTTCAGGCCGGGCCAATGTCATGTTATATGATGATGCCGCCAAGAAATGGGTGGCAAGTGGAACAACACAGGGCCTCTCCAAGGTCCAGATTTATCGCCACACGACCAATAATACATTCAGGGTTGTGGGCAGGAAGCTGCAAGACCATGAG GTGGTCATTAACTGTGCAATCATTCGTGGTCTGAAATATAACCAAGCCACGCCCACATTTCATCAATGGCGAGACCAACGTCAGGTTTATGGTTTGAATTTTGCCAACAAGGAGGACGCAGAATGCTTTGCTCAGGCAATGGCTACCGCTTTGGATACCATAAATA ATGCAGGACGTCCTGGTCCACCAGCAATGCCACCCCCCGGGTTACCCCCACAGCCCCAGCAGAATGGACCAGA CGAACCAAACTCTGA tccGGGAGATTATCAAAGACATCAGAGACATCCATCAGGCGGGGCAC CTCCCCCACAATACAGGGAACCACAGCCGATGCCAGCCATGCAGCCTCACATTCCACCGCAGATCCCCTCCCAGCCGGTGGTTCCACCTGGTCCCCCCATCTCTGCACCTCCTGCTCCAGCAGCCCCACCTGCTGCCCCACCAGCCCCTGCAGCCCCACCGGCTCCCCCTGCCCCACCGGCCCCAGGGGCACCACCAGCCCCACCACCTCCCTCTGCAGCCCCACCGGCTCCAAGTGGTGGAGGAGGGGGAGGTTTGGCTGCAGCATTACAGTCAGCGAAATTGAAAAAAACGCAG AATGAAGAATCTAGTGGTGGTGTATCTGGTAGCAGCAGTAGTGCCAGTATGAGCGGGGGAGGAggaggagggggagggggaggtGACTTCATGAGTGACCTTGCCAAAAAGTTAGCCATGAGGAAGAAAGCCTCCCAAAATGAATCT CCCAGCAATGAGGGATCCACCCCACCAGAGGACAGGAGTAAGCGGGGAGGTTCCCACCCTCCACCCCCTGCTCCAGTAAAGATTGTGAATGGAACCACAAATTCCCCTACACCAGCCAGAAA ACGGCAACCCTCATTGACCGGCCAGGATACCACAGCATCCTCGTTACCCCCCACAGGGGCCGGTGGTGGGAGTGGGGACCTGGAATCTCTCAAACAAGAAATCCTCAGTGAGATGAGACTGGAAATGAACAAGATGAAGTCAGAAATCATTGCTG CCATACAACAAACAATGAATGCCAGATAG
- the LOC105320101 gene encoding vasodilator-stimulated phosphoprotein isoform X2 — protein sequence MNRKYRSRELPPLPDEERSARRPTPPIPSPVVVSAHPDAQTGEVPIASGRANVMLYDDAAKKWVASGTTQGLSKVQIYRHTTNNTFRVVGRKLQDHEVVINCAIIRGLKYNQATPTFHQWRDQRQVYGLNFANKEDAECFAQAMATALDTINNAGRPGPPAMPPPGLPPQPQQNGPDPGDYQRHQRHPSGGAPPPQYREPQPMPAMQPHIPPQIPSQPVVPPGPPISAPPAPAAPPAAPPAPAAPPAPPAPPAPGAPPAPPPPSAAPPAPSGGGGGGLAAALQSAKLKKTQNEESSGGVSGSSSSASMSGGGGGGGGGGDFMSDLAKKLAMRKKASQNESPSNEGSTPPEDRSKRGGSHPPPPAPVKIVNGTTNSPTPARNSAQTLPRNFARTSSTPSELSNRVSAEVPKRTSLNKVLSRQPSLTGQDTTASSLPPTGAGGGSGDLESLKQEILSEMRLEMNKMKSEIIAAIQQTMNAR from the exons ATGAATCGAAAGTACAGATCTCGAGAGCTGCCTCCACTGCCAGACGAGGAGAGGTCGGCCCGGAGACCCACACCCCCCATACCCTCACCGGTGGTTGTGTCCGCTCATCCCGACGCTCAGACAGG TGAGGTCCCAATAGCTTCAGGCCGGGCCAATGTCATGTTATATGATGATGCCGCCAAGAAATGGGTGGCAAGTGGAACAACACAGGGCCTCTCCAAGGTCCAGATTTATCGCCACACGACCAATAATACATTCAGGGTTGTGGGCAGGAAGCTGCAAGACCATGAG GTGGTCATTAACTGTGCAATCATTCGTGGTCTGAAATATAACCAAGCCACGCCCACATTTCATCAATGGCGAGACCAACGTCAGGTTTATGGTTTGAATTTTGCCAACAAGGAGGACGCAGAATGCTTTGCTCAGGCAATGGCTACCGCTTTGGATACCATAAATA ATGCAGGACGTCCTGGTCCACCAGCAATGCCACCCCCCGGGTTACCCCCACAGCCCCAGCAGAATGGACCAGA tccGGGAGATTATCAAAGACATCAGAGACATCCATCAGGCGGGGCAC CTCCCCCACAATACAGGGAACCACAGCCGATGCCAGCCATGCAGCCTCACATTCCACCGCAGATCCCCTCCCAGCCGGTGGTTCCACCTGGTCCCCCCATCTCTGCACCTCCTGCTCCAGCAGCCCCACCTGCTGCCCCACCAGCCCCTGCAGCCCCACCGGCTCCCCCTGCCCCACCGGCCCCAGGGGCACCACCAGCCCCACCACCTCCCTCTGCAGCCCCACCGGCTCCAAGTGGTGGAGGAGGGGGAGGTTTGGCTGCAGCATTACAGTCAGCGAAATTGAAAAAAACGCAG AATGAAGAATCTAGTGGTGGTGTATCTGGTAGCAGCAGTAGTGCCAGTATGAGCGGGGGAGGAggaggagggggagggggaggtGACTTCATGAGTGACCTTGCCAAAAAGTTAGCCATGAGGAAGAAAGCCTCCCAAAATGAATCT CCCAGCAATGAGGGATCCACCCCACCAGAGGACAGGAGTAAGCGGGGAGGTTCCCACCCTCCACCCCCTGCTCCAGTAAAGATTGTGAATGGAACCACAAATTCCCCTACACCAGCCAGAAA TTCAGCTCAAACCCTCCCAAGGAACTTTGCGAGGACATCTTCAACACCTTCAGAGCTTTCAAATCGAGTTTCAGCAGAAGTTCCCAAACGAACTTCACTAAATAAAGTGTTATC ACGGCAACCCTCATTGACCGGCCAGGATACCACAGCATCCTCGTTACCCCCCACAGGGGCCGGTGGTGGGAGTGGGGACCTGGAATCTCTCAAACAAGAAATCCTCAGTGAGATGAGACTGGAAATGAACAAGATGAAGTCAGAAATCATTGCTG CCATACAACAAACAATGAATGCCAGATAG
- the LOC105320101 gene encoding vasodilator-stimulated phosphoprotein isoform X4, giving the protein MNRKYRSRELPPLPDEERSARRPTPPIPSPVVVSAHPDAQTGEVPIASGRANVMLYDDAAKKWVASGTTQGLSKVQIYRHTTNNTFRVVGRKLQDHEVVINCAIIRGLKYNQATPTFHQWRDQRQVYGLNFANKEDAECFAQAMATALDTINNAGRPGPPAMPPPGLPPQPQQNGPDEPNSDPGDYQRHQRHPSGGAPPPQYREPQPMPAMQPHIPPQIPSQPVVPPGPPISAPPAPAAPPAAPPAPAAPPAPPAPPAPGAPPAPPPPSAAPPAPSGGGGGGLAAALQSAKLKKTQNEESSGGVSGSSSSASMSGGGGGGGGGGDFMSDLAKKLAMRKKASQNESPSNEGSTPPEDRSKRGGSHPPPPAPVKIVNGTTNSPTPARNSDEMQLDRLMKSLQAFGRQPSLTGQDTTASSLPPTGAGGGSGDLESLKQEILSEMRLEMNKMKSEIIAAIQQTMNAR; this is encoded by the exons ATGAATCGAAAGTACAGATCTCGAGAGCTGCCTCCACTGCCAGACGAGGAGAGGTCGGCCCGGAGACCCACACCCCCCATACCCTCACCGGTGGTTGTGTCCGCTCATCCCGACGCTCAGACAGG TGAGGTCCCAATAGCTTCAGGCCGGGCCAATGTCATGTTATATGATGATGCCGCCAAGAAATGGGTGGCAAGTGGAACAACACAGGGCCTCTCCAAGGTCCAGATTTATCGCCACACGACCAATAATACATTCAGGGTTGTGGGCAGGAAGCTGCAAGACCATGAG GTGGTCATTAACTGTGCAATCATTCGTGGTCTGAAATATAACCAAGCCACGCCCACATTTCATCAATGGCGAGACCAACGTCAGGTTTATGGTTTGAATTTTGCCAACAAGGAGGACGCAGAATGCTTTGCTCAGGCAATGGCTACCGCTTTGGATACCATAAATA ATGCAGGACGTCCTGGTCCACCAGCAATGCCACCCCCCGGGTTACCCCCACAGCCCCAGCAGAATGGACCAGA CGAACCAAACTCTGA tccGGGAGATTATCAAAGACATCAGAGACATCCATCAGGCGGGGCAC CTCCCCCACAATACAGGGAACCACAGCCGATGCCAGCCATGCAGCCTCACATTCCACCGCAGATCCCCTCCCAGCCGGTGGTTCCACCTGGTCCCCCCATCTCTGCACCTCCTGCTCCAGCAGCCCCACCTGCTGCCCCACCAGCCCCTGCAGCCCCACCGGCTCCCCCTGCCCCACCGGCCCCAGGGGCACCACCAGCCCCACCACCTCCCTCTGCAGCCCCACCGGCTCCAAGTGGTGGAGGAGGGGGAGGTTTGGCTGCAGCATTACAGTCAGCGAAATTGAAAAAAACGCAG AATGAAGAATCTAGTGGTGGTGTATCTGGTAGCAGCAGTAGTGCCAGTATGAGCGGGGGAGGAggaggagggggagggggaggtGACTTCATGAGTGACCTTGCCAAAAAGTTAGCCATGAGGAAGAAAGCCTCCCAAAATGAATCT CCCAGCAATGAGGGATCCACCCCACCAGAGGACAGGAGTAAGCGGGGAGGTTCCCACCCTCCACCCCCTGCTCCAGTAAAGATTGTGAATGGAACCACAAATTCCCCTACACCAGCCAGAAA CTCTGATGAGATGCAATTAGATAGGCTTATGAAGAGTCTGCAAGCGTTTGG ACGGCAACCCTCATTGACCGGCCAGGATACCACAGCATCCTCGTTACCCCCCACAGGGGCCGGTGGTGGGAGTGGGGACCTGGAATCTCTCAAACAAGAAATCCTCAGTGAGATGAGACTGGAAATGAACAAGATGAAGTCAGAAATCATTGCTG CCATACAACAAACAATGAATGCCAGATAG
- the LOC105320101 gene encoding vasodilator-stimulated phosphoprotein isoform X1, with product MNRKYRSRELPPLPDEERSARRPTPPIPSPVVVSAHPDAQTGEVPIASGRANVMLYDDAAKKWVASGTTQGLSKVQIYRHTTNNTFRVVGRKLQDHEVVINCAIIRGLKYNQATPTFHQWRDQRQVYGLNFANKEDAECFAQAMATALDTINNAGRPGPPAMPPPGLPPQPQQNGPDEPNSDPGDYQRHQRHPSGGAPPPQYREPQPMPAMQPHIPPQIPSQPVVPPGPPISAPPAPAAPPAAPPAPAAPPAPPAPPAPGAPPAPPPPSAAPPAPSGGGGGGLAAALQSAKLKKTQNEESSGGVSGSSSSASMSGGGGGGGGGGDFMSDLAKKLAMRKKASQNESPSNEGSTPPEDRSKRGGSHPPPPAPVKIVNGTTNSPTPARNSAQTLPRNFARTSSTPSELSNRVSAEVPKRTSLNKVLSRQPSLTGQDTTASSLPPTGAGGGSGDLESLKQEILSEMRLEMNKMKSEIIAAIQQTMNAR from the exons ATGAATCGAAAGTACAGATCTCGAGAGCTGCCTCCACTGCCAGACGAGGAGAGGTCGGCCCGGAGACCCACACCCCCCATACCCTCACCGGTGGTTGTGTCCGCTCATCCCGACGCTCAGACAGG TGAGGTCCCAATAGCTTCAGGCCGGGCCAATGTCATGTTATATGATGATGCCGCCAAGAAATGGGTGGCAAGTGGAACAACACAGGGCCTCTCCAAGGTCCAGATTTATCGCCACACGACCAATAATACATTCAGGGTTGTGGGCAGGAAGCTGCAAGACCATGAG GTGGTCATTAACTGTGCAATCATTCGTGGTCTGAAATATAACCAAGCCACGCCCACATTTCATCAATGGCGAGACCAACGTCAGGTTTATGGTTTGAATTTTGCCAACAAGGAGGACGCAGAATGCTTTGCTCAGGCAATGGCTACCGCTTTGGATACCATAAATA ATGCAGGACGTCCTGGTCCACCAGCAATGCCACCCCCCGGGTTACCCCCACAGCCCCAGCAGAATGGACCAGA CGAACCAAACTCTGA tccGGGAGATTATCAAAGACATCAGAGACATCCATCAGGCGGGGCAC CTCCCCCACAATACAGGGAACCACAGCCGATGCCAGCCATGCAGCCTCACATTCCACCGCAGATCCCCTCCCAGCCGGTGGTTCCACCTGGTCCCCCCATCTCTGCACCTCCTGCTCCAGCAGCCCCACCTGCTGCCCCACCAGCCCCTGCAGCCCCACCGGCTCCCCCTGCCCCACCGGCCCCAGGGGCACCACCAGCCCCACCACCTCCCTCTGCAGCCCCACCGGCTCCAAGTGGTGGAGGAGGGGGAGGTTTGGCTGCAGCATTACAGTCAGCGAAATTGAAAAAAACGCAG AATGAAGAATCTAGTGGTGGTGTATCTGGTAGCAGCAGTAGTGCCAGTATGAGCGGGGGAGGAggaggagggggagggggaggtGACTTCATGAGTGACCTTGCCAAAAAGTTAGCCATGAGGAAGAAAGCCTCCCAAAATGAATCT CCCAGCAATGAGGGATCCACCCCACCAGAGGACAGGAGTAAGCGGGGAGGTTCCCACCCTCCACCCCCTGCTCCAGTAAAGATTGTGAATGGAACCACAAATTCCCCTACACCAGCCAGAAA TTCAGCTCAAACCCTCCCAAGGAACTTTGCGAGGACATCTTCAACACCTTCAGAGCTTTCAAATCGAGTTTCAGCAGAAGTTCCCAAACGAACTTCACTAAATAAAGTGTTATC ACGGCAACCCTCATTGACCGGCCAGGATACCACAGCATCCTCGTTACCCCCCACAGGGGCCGGTGGTGGGAGTGGGGACCTGGAATCTCTCAAACAAGAAATCCTCAGTGAGATGAGACTGGAAATGAACAAGATGAAGTCAGAAATCATTGCTG CCATACAACAAACAATGAATGCCAGATAG
- the LOC105320101 gene encoding vasodilator-stimulated phosphoprotein isoform X8 yields MSEVPIASGRANVMLYDDAAKKWVASGTTQGLSKVQIYRHTTNNTFRVVGRKLQDHEVVINCAIIRGLKYNQATPTFHQWRDQRQVYGLNFANKEDAECFAQAMATALDTINNAGRPGPPAMPPPGLPPQPQQNGPDEPNSDPGDYQRHQRHPSGGAPPPQYREPQPMPAMQPHIPPQIPSQPVVPPGPPISAPPAPAAPPAAPPAPAAPPAPPAPPAPGAPPAPPPPSAAPPAPSGGGGGGLAAALQSAKLKKTQNEESSGGVSGSSSSASMSGGGGGGGGGGDFMSDLAKKLAMRKKASQNESPSNEGSTPPEDRSKRGGSHPPPPAPVKIVNGTTNSPTPARNSAQTLPRNFARTSSTPSELSNRVSAEVPKRTSLNKVLSRQPSLTGQDTTASSLPPTGAGGGSGDLESLKQEILSEMRLEMNKMKSEIIAAIQQTMNAR; encoded by the exons atgaG TGAGGTCCCAATAGCTTCAGGCCGGGCCAATGTCATGTTATATGATGATGCCGCCAAGAAATGGGTGGCAAGTGGAACAACACAGGGCCTCTCCAAGGTCCAGATTTATCGCCACACGACCAATAATACATTCAGGGTTGTGGGCAGGAAGCTGCAAGACCATGAG GTGGTCATTAACTGTGCAATCATTCGTGGTCTGAAATATAACCAAGCCACGCCCACATTTCATCAATGGCGAGACCAACGTCAGGTTTATGGTTTGAATTTTGCCAACAAGGAGGACGCAGAATGCTTTGCTCAGGCAATGGCTACCGCTTTGGATACCATAAATA ATGCAGGACGTCCTGGTCCACCAGCAATGCCACCCCCCGGGTTACCCCCACAGCCCCAGCAGAATGGACCAGA CGAACCAAACTCTGA tccGGGAGATTATCAAAGACATCAGAGACATCCATCAGGCGGGGCAC CTCCCCCACAATACAGGGAACCACAGCCGATGCCAGCCATGCAGCCTCACATTCCACCGCAGATCCCCTCCCAGCCGGTGGTTCCACCTGGTCCCCCCATCTCTGCACCTCCTGCTCCAGCAGCCCCACCTGCTGCCCCACCAGCCCCTGCAGCCCCACCGGCTCCCCCTGCCCCACCGGCCCCAGGGGCACCACCAGCCCCACCACCTCCCTCTGCAGCCCCACCGGCTCCAAGTGGTGGAGGAGGGGGAGGTTTGGCTGCAGCATTACAGTCAGCGAAATTGAAAAAAACGCAG AATGAAGAATCTAGTGGTGGTGTATCTGGTAGCAGCAGTAGTGCCAGTATGAGCGGGGGAGGAggaggagggggagggggaggtGACTTCATGAGTGACCTTGCCAAAAAGTTAGCCATGAGGAAGAAAGCCTCCCAAAATGAATCT CCCAGCAATGAGGGATCCACCCCACCAGAGGACAGGAGTAAGCGGGGAGGTTCCCACCCTCCACCCCCTGCTCCAGTAAAGATTGTGAATGGAACCACAAATTCCCCTACACCAGCCAGAAA TTCAGCTCAAACCCTCCCAAGGAACTTTGCGAGGACATCTTCAACACCTTCAGAGCTTTCAAATCGAGTTTCAGCAGAAGTTCCCAAACGAACTTCACTAAATAAAGTGTTATC ACGGCAACCCTCATTGACCGGCCAGGATACCACAGCATCCTCGTTACCCCCCACAGGGGCCGGTGGTGGGAGTGGGGACCTGGAATCTCTCAAACAAGAAATCCTCAGTGAGATGAGACTGGAAATGAACAAGATGAAGTCAGAAATCATTGCTG CCATACAACAAACAATGAATGCCAGATAG
- the LOC105320101 gene encoding vasodilator-stimulated phosphoprotein isoform X7 — MSEVPIASGRANVMLYDDAAKKWVASGTTQGLSKVQIYRHTTNNTFRVVGRKLQDHEVVINCAIIRGLKYNQATPTFHQWRDQRQVYGLNFANKEDAECFAQAMATALDTINNAGRPGPPAMPPPGLPPQPQQNGPDEPNSDPGDYQRHQRHPSGGAPPPQYREPQPMPAMQPHIPPQIPSQPVVPPGPPISAPPAPAAPPAAPPAPAAPPAPPAPPAPGAPPAPPPPSAAPPAPSGGGGGGLAAALQSAKLKKTQNEESSGGVSGSSSSASMSGGGGGGGGGGDFMSDLAKKLAMRKKASQNESPSNEGSTPPEDRSKRGGSHPPPPAPVKIVNGTTNSPTPARNSAQTLPRNFARTSSTPSELSNRVSAEVPKRTSLNKVLSRQPSLTGQDTTASSLPPTGAGGGSGDLESLKQEILSEMRLEMNKMKSEIIAAIQQTMNAR, encoded by the exons TGAGGTCCCAATAGCTTCAGGCCGGGCCAATGTCATGTTATATGATGATGCCGCCAAGAAATGGGTGGCAAGTGGAACAACACAGGGCCTCTCCAAGGTCCAGATTTATCGCCACACGACCAATAATACATTCAGGGTTGTGGGCAGGAAGCTGCAAGACCATGAG GTGGTCATTAACTGTGCAATCATTCGTGGTCTGAAATATAACCAAGCCACGCCCACATTTCATCAATGGCGAGACCAACGTCAGGTTTATGGTTTGAATTTTGCCAACAAGGAGGACGCAGAATGCTTTGCTCAGGCAATGGCTACCGCTTTGGATACCATAAATA ATGCAGGACGTCCTGGTCCACCAGCAATGCCACCCCCCGGGTTACCCCCACAGCCCCAGCAGAATGGACCAGA CGAACCAAACTCTGA tccGGGAGATTATCAAAGACATCAGAGACATCCATCAGGCGGGGCAC CTCCCCCACAATACAGGGAACCACAGCCGATGCCAGCCATGCAGCCTCACATTCCACCGCAGATCCCCTCCCAGCCGGTGGTTCCACCTGGTCCCCCCATCTCTGCACCTCCTGCTCCAGCAGCCCCACCTGCTGCCCCACCAGCCCCTGCAGCCCCACCGGCTCCCCCTGCCCCACCGGCCCCAGGGGCACCACCAGCCCCACCACCTCCCTCTGCAGCCCCACCGGCTCCAAGTGGTGGAGGAGGGGGAGGTTTGGCTGCAGCATTACAGTCAGCGAAATTGAAAAAAACGCAG AATGAAGAATCTAGTGGTGGTGTATCTGGTAGCAGCAGTAGTGCCAGTATGAGCGGGGGAGGAggaggagggggagggggaggtGACTTCATGAGTGACCTTGCCAAAAAGTTAGCCATGAGGAAGAAAGCCTCCCAAAATGAATCT CCCAGCAATGAGGGATCCACCCCACCAGAGGACAGGAGTAAGCGGGGAGGTTCCCACCCTCCACCCCCTGCTCCAGTAAAGATTGTGAATGGAACCACAAATTCCCCTACACCAGCCAGAAA TTCAGCTCAAACCCTCCCAAGGAACTTTGCGAGGACATCTTCAACACCTTCAGAGCTTTCAAATCGAGTTTCAGCAGAAGTTCCCAAACGAACTTCACTAAATAAAGTGTTATC ACGGCAACCCTCATTGACCGGCCAGGATACCACAGCATCCTCGTTACCCCCCACAGGGGCCGGTGGTGGGAGTGGGGACCTGGAATCTCTCAAACAAGAAATCCTCAGTGAGATGAGACTGGAAATGAACAAGATGAAGTCAGAAATCATTGCTG CCATACAACAAACAATGAATGCCAGATAG
- the LOC105320101 gene encoding vasodilator-stimulated phosphoprotein isoform X3 — translation MEYSYENPYDTISAVSREEDELYTTPYGEVPIASGRANVMLYDDAAKKWVASGTTQGLSKVQIYRHTTNNTFRVVGRKLQDHEVVINCAIIRGLKYNQATPTFHQWRDQRQVYGLNFANKEDAECFAQAMATALDTINNAGRPGPPAMPPPGLPPQPQQNGPDEPNSDPGDYQRHQRHPSGGAPPPQYREPQPMPAMQPHIPPQIPSQPVVPPGPPISAPPAPAAPPAAPPAPAAPPAPPAPPAPGAPPAPPPPSAAPPAPSGGGGGGLAAALQSAKLKKTQNEESSGGVSGSSSSASMSGGGGGGGGGGDFMSDLAKKLAMRKKASQNESPSNEGSTPPEDRSKRGGSHPPPPAPVKIVNGTTNSPTPARNSAQTLPRNFARTSSTPSELSNRVSAEVPKRTSLNKVLSRQPSLTGQDTTASSLPPTGAGGGSGDLESLKQEILSEMRLEMNKMKSEIIAAIQQTMNAR, via the exons TGAGGTCCCAATAGCTTCAGGCCGGGCCAATGTCATGTTATATGATGATGCCGCCAAGAAATGGGTGGCAAGTGGAACAACACAGGGCCTCTCCAAGGTCCAGATTTATCGCCACACGACCAATAATACATTCAGGGTTGTGGGCAGGAAGCTGCAAGACCATGAG GTGGTCATTAACTGTGCAATCATTCGTGGTCTGAAATATAACCAAGCCACGCCCACATTTCATCAATGGCGAGACCAACGTCAGGTTTATGGTTTGAATTTTGCCAACAAGGAGGACGCAGAATGCTTTGCTCAGGCAATGGCTACCGCTTTGGATACCATAAATA ATGCAGGACGTCCTGGTCCACCAGCAATGCCACCCCCCGGGTTACCCCCACAGCCCCAGCAGAATGGACCAGA CGAACCAAACTCTGA tccGGGAGATTATCAAAGACATCAGAGACATCCATCAGGCGGGGCAC CTCCCCCACAATACAGGGAACCACAGCCGATGCCAGCCATGCAGCCTCACATTCCACCGCAGATCCCCTCCCAGCCGGTGGTTCCACCTGGTCCCCCCATCTCTGCACCTCCTGCTCCAGCAGCCCCACCTGCTGCCCCACCAGCCCCTGCAGCCCCACCGGCTCCCCCTGCCCCACCGGCCCCAGGGGCACCACCAGCCCCACCACCTCCCTCTGCAGCCCCACCGGCTCCAAGTGGTGGAGGAGGGGGAGGTTTGGCTGCAGCATTACAGTCAGCGAAATTGAAAAAAACGCAG AATGAAGAATCTAGTGGTGGTGTATCTGGTAGCAGCAGTAGTGCCAGTATGAGCGGGGGAGGAggaggagggggagggggaggtGACTTCATGAGTGACCTTGCCAAAAAGTTAGCCATGAGGAAGAAAGCCTCCCAAAATGAATCT CCCAGCAATGAGGGATCCACCCCACCAGAGGACAGGAGTAAGCGGGGAGGTTCCCACCCTCCACCCCCTGCTCCAGTAAAGATTGTGAATGGAACCACAAATTCCCCTACACCAGCCAGAAA TTCAGCTCAAACCCTCCCAAGGAACTTTGCGAGGACATCTTCAACACCTTCAGAGCTTTCAAATCGAGTTTCAGCAGAAGTTCCCAAACGAACTTCACTAAATAAAGTGTTATC ACGGCAACCCTCATTGACCGGCCAGGATACCACAGCATCCTCGTTACCCCCCACAGGGGCCGGTGGTGGGAGTGGGGACCTGGAATCTCTCAAACAAGAAATCCTCAGTGAGATGAGACTGGAAATGAACAAGATGAAGTCAGAAATCATTGCTG CCATACAACAAACAATGAATGCCAGATAG